Proteins encoded in a region of the Haloglomus salinum genome:
- a CDS encoding protein sorting system archaetidylserine synthase (This PssA-like phosphatidyltransferase, along with a PssD-like decarboxylase, is required in Haloarchaea for the archaeosortase ArtA to replace the PGF-CTERM sorting signal with a C-terminal lipid anchor.), translating into MRVQPRFVGRIGPADVVTVANAALGFTAAAVATADPALAARLLLLAAIADGLDGVLARHYGGTDVGKVLDSLADVASFAVAPAVFVFAVARAEWGVSLDGAGAATLLLPALFVAAAVLRLGLYTAEDVDGATTEGVQTTLAGTILAAGYLAGLGPLAATLGTSVAAVLLGATGLFVYLMLAPVTYPELFARDALVLGGLQALAVLFPGAFGGVFPRSLLLAALAYLVLSPRFYWREP; encoded by the coding sequence ATGCGCGTCCAGCCCCGCTTCGTCGGCCGTATCGGTCCCGCCGACGTGGTGACCGTGGCCAACGCGGCGCTGGGCTTCACCGCCGCCGCGGTCGCCACGGCCGACCCGGCGCTGGCAGCACGTCTCCTCCTTCTGGCCGCCATCGCGGACGGCCTCGACGGCGTCCTCGCCCGTCACTACGGCGGGACCGACGTGGGGAAGGTCCTCGACTCGCTGGCGGACGTGGCCTCCTTCGCGGTCGCGCCGGCCGTGTTCGTCTTCGCCGTCGCACGGGCGGAGTGGGGGGTGTCCCTCGACGGAGCGGGCGCGGCGACGCTCCTGCTTCCGGCACTGTTCGTCGCCGCCGCCGTCCTCCGGCTCGGTCTCTACACCGCCGAGGACGTCGACGGCGCGACGACCGAGGGCGTCCAGACGACGCTCGCCGGCACCATCCTCGCCGCCGGCTACCTCGCCGGCCTCGGCCCGCTCGCGGCGACACTGGGCACCTCTGTCGCGGCGGTCCTGCTAGGCGCGACCGGCCTGTTCGTCTACCTGATGCTCGCGCCGGTCACGTACCCCGAGCTGTTCGCCCGCGACGCGCTGGTGCTCGGGGGACTGCAGGCGCTCGCGGTACTGTTCCCGGGCGCGTTCGGGGGTGTGTTCCCCCGTAGCCTCCTGCTCGCGGCGCTCGCGTACCTCGTGCTGTCGCCGCGCTTCTACTGGCGCGAGCCCTGA
- a CDS encoding DHH family phosphoesterase: MVFRLVLGCGSVGRDLVTSISGTGDLLVLADEESRVDSLREGGVTAEVADPTNADAIRARAGRVDSIIVGGPRAARNREMALAAREAYPDAFLLAYTGVDPTPGDREALAALADRTVDLGGSVAEALLERVGDAGYRLRRLNRVLNAIDGRLAVVMHDNPDPDAIASAVALRMLAERAGTEADACYYGDITHQENRALVNLLEFDLVELDPAADPRERYGGFALVDHSRPGVNDQLPVDTPVDIVIDHHPPRGPVEASFVDLRSDVGATSTLLTGYLEGFTVEPTAAVATGLLFGIRVDTMDFSREVSIEDFRAAATLVPYADADTLDRIESPSVSVETLECIGRAIRKREVHGEVVVSCIGRTGDRDALAQAADTLLDLEGVSVTFVYGYTDDMVYASARARGTDLDLGQALRDAFGQIGSAGGHADMAGAQLPVGALAVRFGEDEAEGVDHDPEDDLREAIDARFLEALDITPDLAATTVYGQGNSIGADSPRLGTGLSGTTRGDRTADGESPSDHGSAPDDDEARVDGEGHGGEGDA, from the coding sequence ATGGTGTTCCGGCTGGTGCTGGGCTGTGGCTCCGTCGGTCGGGATCTCGTGACCTCGATATCGGGAACCGGCGACCTGCTGGTCCTCGCCGACGAGGAGTCCCGGGTTGACTCGCTCCGGGAGGGGGGCGTCACCGCCGAGGTCGCCGACCCGACGAACGCGGATGCCATCCGTGCCCGTGCCGGCCGGGTCGACAGTATCATCGTCGGGGGGCCACGGGCCGCTCGCAACCGGGAGATGGCCCTCGCCGCGAGGGAGGCCTACCCCGACGCCTTCCTCCTGGCCTACACAGGGGTTGACCCAACGCCCGGGGACCGCGAGGCACTCGCCGCCCTCGCCGACCGGACGGTCGACCTCGGGGGGTCGGTCGCAGAGGCGCTGCTCGAACGCGTGGGCGACGCCGGCTACCGACTGCGGCGGCTCAATCGCGTTCTCAACGCCATCGACGGACGGCTCGCGGTTGTCATGCACGACAACCCGGACCCGGACGCTATCGCGTCGGCGGTGGCGCTCCGGATGCTCGCCGAACGGGCCGGAACCGAGGCCGACGCCTGCTACTACGGCGATATCACCCACCAGGAGAACCGGGCCCTGGTCAACCTGCTGGAGTTCGACCTCGTCGAACTGGACCCGGCGGCGGACCCTCGAGAGAGGTACGGCGGCTTCGCCCTGGTCGACCACTCCCGCCCGGGGGTCAACGACCAGCTCCCCGTCGACACGCCCGTCGATATCGTCATCGACCATCATCCGCCGCGGGGGCCGGTGGAGGCCTCGTTCGTCGACCTCCGGAGCGACGTGGGTGCGACCAGTACCCTGCTCACGGGCTACCTCGAGGGGTTCACCGTCGAGCCGACGGCGGCCGTCGCGACGGGGCTCCTGTTCGGTATCCGGGTCGATACCATGGACTTCTCGCGGGAGGTCTCCATCGAGGACTTCCGGGCCGCGGCCACCCTCGTGCCATACGCTGACGCCGACACGCTCGACCGCATCGAGTCGCCGTCCGTGAGCGTGGAGACGCTCGAGTGCATCGGCCGCGCCATCCGGAAGCGGGAGGTCCACGGCGAGGTGGTCGTCTCCTGCATCGGCCGGACCGGTGACCGCGACGCGCTCGCACAGGCCGCCGACACGCTGCTCGACCTCGAGGGGGTCTCCGTCACCTTCGTCTACGGCTACACCGACGACATGGTGTACGCCTCCGCGCGGGCGCGTGGGACCGACCTCGACCTCGGCCAGGCGCTTCGGGACGCATTCGGGCAGATCGGCAGCGCAGGTGGCCACGCCGACATGGCCGGCGCCCAGCTTCCCGTCGGCGCGCTGGCGGTCCGCTTCGGCGAGGACGAGGCCGAGGGCGTCGACCACGACCCCGAGGACGACCTCCGGGAGGCCATCGACGCGCGCTTCCTGGAGGCACTCGACATCACGCCGGACCTCGCGGCGACCACGGTCTACGGACAGGGCAACTCCATTGGGGCCGATTCCCCCCGTCTCGGCACCGGGCTGTCGGGGACCACCCGGGGGGACCGGACCGCCGACGGCGAGTCGCCCTCCGACCACGGGAGCGCCCCGGACGACGACGAGGCACGGGTGGACGGGGAAGGGCACGGCGGGGAGGGAGATGCCTGA
- a CDS encoding CBS pair associated ParBc domain-containing protein, with protein MVDRVDEKPQVRDYMTRDVETVSPDETVGVVARRMAETDGHGGFPVCDGRRVEGFVAARDLLLAEDTEPIFKVMTRDLVVAHPDMEITDVGRVILRSGIQRLPVVDDAGNLVGIISNADVIRSHIERATPGKVDKLMQTLQNIHDVGASEERRTVELADLRPTQSKVYSDELEGRSYELENGLAEPLVVIDNVGELLLADGHHRVKAAHKLGIEEMDAYVIVLDERVQLGMAETAEKEDLHAIDDIQEVDYAHHPLVETTHRLQEGER; from the coding sequence ATGGTAGACCGCGTTGACGAGAAACCCCAGGTCCGGGACTACATGACGCGGGACGTCGAGACGGTGTCGCCCGACGAGACGGTCGGGGTGGTGGCACGACGGATGGCCGAGACCGATGGCCACGGCGGGTTCCCCGTCTGTGACGGCCGCCGGGTCGAGGGGTTCGTCGCCGCGCGGGACCTCCTTCTCGCCGAGGATACCGAGCCGATATTCAAAGTGATGACCCGGGACCTCGTCGTCGCGCACCCGGATATGGAGATAACCGACGTGGGGCGCGTCATCCTCCGCTCCGGTATCCAGCGGCTCCCCGTCGTGGACGACGCGGGCAACCTCGTCGGCATCATCTCGAACGCGGATGTCATCCGCTCGCACATCGAACGCGCCACGCCCGGGAAGGTGGACAAGCTCATGCAGACCCTCCAGAACATCCACGATGTCGGTGCCTCGGAGGAGCGGCGCACGGTGGAACTCGCCGACCTCCGCCCGACCCAGTCGAAGGTGTACTCGGACGAACTGGAGGGGCGGAGCTACGAGCTGGAGAACGGCCTCGCCGAGCCCCTCGTCGTCATCGACAACGTCGGCGAACTCCTGCTCGCCGACGGGCACCACCGCGTCAAGGCCGCTCACAAGCTCGGCATCGAGGAGATGGACGCCTACGTCATCGTGCTCGACGAACGGGTCCAGCTGGGGATGGCCGAGACCGCCGAGAAGGAGGACCTCCACGCTATCGACGACATCCAGGAGGTCGACTACGCCCACCATCCGCTCGTCGAGACGACCCACCGCCTGCAGGAGGGCGAACGGTAG
- a CDS encoding ABC transporter ATP-binding protein — protein MTDSTDGDATDAGRFRDGTAAPAVAVRGLRKTYGSGDDGVVAVADASFTVERGEVVGLLGPNGAGKTTTLKAALGLLVPTEGRCEVFGTDVHEETAAAYRHVGAMLEGARNIYWRLTPRENLSFFASLQGIDPRTRREDHDRLLESLGLLDRADDAVNDFSRGMKGKVALAATLARETPVVFLDEPTLGLDVEATRDLRTRIRRLAEEEGRTVLLSSHDMDTVQAVCDRAVVMNEGRVVADDAVENLVGLFRTREYEVTVAGTLEGARRTLESEFDADGFLETPDGTRFTATVPEGRFYDLVDGLRDAEVEVVAVSTRETDLEEAFLRLTRRDGRADTSDDGRTEVRAE, from the coding sequence GTGACTGATTCGACGGACGGTGACGCGACGGATGCGGGACGCTTCCGGGACGGCACCGCCGCGCCCGCCGTCGCGGTCCGGGGCCTCCGCAAGACGTACGGGAGCGGCGACGACGGTGTTGTCGCGGTCGCTGACGCCTCGTTCACGGTCGAGCGGGGCGAGGTCGTCGGGCTGCTCGGCCCGAACGGGGCTGGCAAGACGACGACGCTGAAGGCTGCGCTCGGCCTCCTCGTTCCGACCGAGGGGCGCTGCGAGGTGTTCGGTACCGACGTCCACGAGGAGACGGCCGCCGCGTACCGTCACGTCGGCGCGATGCTGGAGGGAGCCCGCAACATCTACTGGCGACTCACGCCCCGCGAGAACCTCTCCTTCTTCGCGTCCCTGCAGGGAATCGACCCCCGGACGCGACGGGAGGACCACGACCGGCTCCTCGAGTCGCTCGGCCTGCTGGACCGCGCGGACGACGCGGTCAACGATTTCTCCCGCGGCATGAAGGGGAAGGTGGCGCTGGCCGCGACGCTCGCACGTGAGACGCCCGTCGTCTTCCTCGACGAACCGACCCTGGGGCTGGACGTGGAGGCGACCCGCGACCTCCGGACGCGCATCCGTCGGCTCGCCGAGGAGGAGGGGCGAACGGTGCTGCTGTCGAGCCACGATATGGACACGGTGCAGGCGGTCTGTGACCGTGCCGTCGTGATGAACGAGGGACGTGTCGTCGCGGACGACGCCGTCGAGAACCTCGTCGGCCTGTTCCGAACCCGGGAGTACGAGGTGACGGTCGCCGGGACGCTGGAAGGGGCCCGGAGGACGCTCGAGAGCGAGTTCGACGCCGACGGGTTCCTCGAGACACCCGACGGGACCCGGTTCACCGCGACGGTCCCGGAGGGCCGGTTCTACGACCTCGTCGACGGGCTCCGGGACGCGGAGGTCGAGGTGGTCGCCGTCTCGACCCGGGAGACCGACCTCGAGGAGGCGTTCCTCCGGCTCACGCGCCGCGACGGGCGGGCGGACACGAGCGACGATGGCCGGACGGAGGTGCGTGCGGAGTGA
- a CDS encoding ABC transporter permease has translation MSVDDDGRPDDGAVAPETRSATTRDGRASLTESYVLARAVAYKSLILRVRYAFNTVTNLFTIYVFFALLFFGGRAVAPQAITNSLTGIIVGFFLLLMATVAYSDLSWELVREAQWGTLEQLYMSPLGFRRVVFLKTAVNILVAFAFGVVLLGLMLLTTGKGLALDPLTVVPLGILALGPAVGVGYVLGGLALLFKRVENVFQIVQFSFVGLVAAPVDAYPLLKLLPLALGADLLRSAMGEGLRLWQLPATDLALLVVEAVVYVAVGHVVFGWLARRARAGGKLGKY, from the coding sequence GTGAGCGTGGACGACGACGGGCGGCCGGACGACGGGGCCGTCGCGCCCGAGACACGCTCGGCGACCACGCGCGATGGCCGCGCGAGCCTCACGGAGTCGTACGTCCTCGCGCGGGCGGTCGCGTACAAGTCGCTCATCCTCCGTGTCAGGTACGCGTTCAACACGGTGACGAACCTGTTCACCATCTACGTCTTCTTCGCGCTGCTGTTCTTCGGCGGCCGGGCCGTCGCGCCACAGGCCATCACGAACTCGCTGACAGGTATCATCGTCGGGTTCTTCCTCCTGCTGATGGCGACGGTCGCGTACTCGGACCTGTCGTGGGAACTCGTCCGCGAGGCCCAGTGGGGGACGCTCGAACAGCTCTACATGTCCCCGCTGGGCTTCCGTCGCGTCGTCTTCCTGAAGACGGCCGTCAATATCCTCGTCGCGTTCGCGTTCGGGGTCGTCCTGCTCGGCCTGATGTTGCTCACCACCGGCAAGGGTCTCGCGCTCGACCCGCTGACGGTCGTGCCACTGGGAATCCTGGCGCTGGGCCCTGCGGTCGGCGTGGGATACGTGCTGGGGGGACTGGCGCTCCTGTTCAAGCGCGTCGAGAACGTGTTCCAGATCGTCCAGTTCAGCTTCGTTGGGCTGGTGGCGGCGCCGGTCGACGCCTACCCGCTGTTGAAGCTGTTGCCGCTCGCGCTCGGCGCGGACCTCCTCCGGAGCGCGATGGGCGAGGGACTACGGCTGTGGCAACTGCCGGCCACCGACCTCGCGCTGCTGGTGGTCGAGGCGGTCGTCTACGTCGCCGTCGGGCACGTCGTCTTCGGGTGGCTCGCCCGCCGGGCACGCGCCGGTGGCAAACTGGGGAAGTACTGA
- a CDS encoding methylmalonyl-CoA mutase family protein has translation MFDEEDLESIRESREEWEADTLDPWLERGGERKEEFVTVSNHDIDRLYTPDDVDDIDYDEDLGMPGEPPYTRGPYPTMYRGRTWTMRQFAGFGTAEETNERFHYLIDEGQTGLSTAFDMPSLMGLDSDDPMSLGEVGKEGVAVDTLADMEVLFDGIDIGEVSTSFTINPSAAVIYAMYLALADQQGVSREQVRGTLQNDMLKEFIAQKEWVIPPEPSLELVTDTIEFAIENTPKFYPVSVSGYHIREAGSTAAQEAAFTLADGFAYVEDTMDRGLAVDEVAPQLSFFFNSHNSMLEEVAKFRASRRVYARVMDEWYDAEADASKRLKFHTQTAGQSLTAQQPLNNIVRTTVQAMAAVLGGTQSLHTNSYDEALALPSEDAVRVALRTQQILAEESGVGDTVDPLGGSFAVEKLTDEMEAEIMDYLEAIREMGDGSMRDGVLAGIDRGYFHREIQEASYEYQQRVDAGEEVVVGVNQYQIDDDPDLDILHVDEDTRDRQLERLERVKSERDDDEVAAALDALDEAIENDENTMPYIVDAVKAYATMGEIMQVFEAQYGEYQEKIGLA, from the coding sequence ATGTTCGACGAGGAGGACCTCGAATCCATCCGGGAATCCCGTGAGGAGTGGGAGGCAGACACCCTGGACCCGTGGCTCGAACGGGGCGGCGAGCGCAAAGAGGAGTTCGTCACCGTCTCCAACCACGATATCGACCGCCTCTACACGCCCGACGACGTGGACGATATCGATTACGACGAGGACCTGGGGATGCCCGGGGAGCCGCCGTACACCCGCGGGCCGTACCCGACGATGTACCGCGGGCGCACCTGGACGATGCGCCAGTTCGCCGGCTTCGGGACCGCCGAGGAGACCAACGAGCGGTTCCACTACCTCATCGACGAGGGCCAGACCGGCCTCTCGACGGCGTTCGACATGCCGTCGCTGATGGGACTGGACTCGGACGACCCGATGAGCCTCGGCGAGGTCGGCAAGGAGGGCGTCGCGGTCGACACGCTCGCGGACATGGAGGTGCTGTTCGACGGCATCGACATCGGTGAGGTGAGCACGTCGTTCACCATCAACCCCTCCGCGGCGGTCATCTACGCGATGTATCTCGCGCTGGCCGACCAGCAGGGCGTCTCCCGCGAGCAGGTGCGTGGCACCCTCCAGAACGACATGCTCAAGGAGTTCATCGCGCAGAAGGAGTGGGTCATCCCGCCCGAGCCGTCGCTGGAGCTGGTCACCGACACCATCGAGTTCGCCATCGAGAACACCCCGAAGTTCTACCCCGTCTCGGTGTCGGGATACCACATCCGCGAGGCCGGTTCCACCGCGGCCCAGGAGGCCGCGTTCACCCTCGCTGACGGCTTCGCCTACGTCGAGGACACGATGGACCGCGGGCTGGCTGTCGACGAGGTGGCGCCCCAGCTGAGCTTCTTCTTCAACTCCCACAACTCCATGCTGGAGGAGGTCGCGAAGTTCCGCGCCTCGCGCCGGGTGTACGCCCGCGTCATGGACGAGTGGTACGACGCCGAAGCCGACGCCTCGAAGCGCCTGAAGTTCCACACGCAGACGGCCGGCCAGTCCCTGACCGCCCAGCAACCGCTCAACAACATCGTCCGGACGACCGTGCAGGCGATGGCCGCGGTGCTGGGCGGCACGCAGAGTCTCCACACCAACTCCTACGACGAGGCGCTCGCGCTCCCGAGCGAGGATGCGGTGCGGGTGGCGCTCCGGACCCAGCAGATTCTCGCCGAGGAGTCCGGCGTCGGCGACACGGTCGACCCGCTCGGCGGGAGCTTCGCGGTCGAGAAACTCACCGACGAGATGGAGGCCGAGATTATGGACTACCTCGAGGCCATCCGGGAGATGGGCGACGGCTCGATGCGTGATGGCGTCCTCGCAGGCATCGACCGGGGCTACTTCCACCGGGAGATACAGGAGGCCTCCTACGAGTACCAGCAGCGCGTCGACGCCGGCGAGGAGGTCGTCGTCGGGGTCAACCAGTACCAGATCGACGACGACCCTGACCTCGACATCCTCCACGTGGACGAGGACACGCGGGACCGGCAACTCGAGCGGCTCGAACGGGTGAAATCGGAGCGCGACGACGACGAGGTGGCGGCGGCGCTGGACGCGCTCGACGAGGCCATCGAGAACGACGAGAACACGATGCCGTACATCGTCGACGCGGTGAAGGCGTACGCCACGATGGGCGAGATTATGCAGGTCTTCGAGGCCCAGTACGGCGAGTACCAGGAGAAGATCGGACTGGCCTGA
- a CDS encoding ABC transporter permease — protein MTWNHVFRRDLLSTYRSRLVPAVAVLLVLATAGIVLGMYALDNYGPPPDRQTAVFAIGAISHVLVPLVGLLAAYSSLVGERESGSVRFLLGLPNSRLDAFAGKFLSRLTAVAAPLTAGLLVCTVAVGALFQNGSYVAMLGLTAVTLLFALLFVGMGMALSAVVSTSTRAVVGAVGVFAVFRGLWPALQMVLLEVQNVDRYPFPPEWYFWIGRVNPLNAYVKLTTEFADFGTRDHPLLTRTVATDYNPATEEVVVEASVDSIAVTSEFAAVVLVVWTVVVPLVALAVWRRRDLL, from the coding sequence ATGACCTGGAACCACGTCTTCCGGCGCGACCTCCTGTCGACCTACCGGTCGCGGCTGGTGCCGGCCGTCGCGGTCCTGCTGGTCCTGGCCACCGCCGGAATCGTTCTGGGGATGTACGCGCTCGACAACTACGGTCCACCGCCGGACCGACAGACCGCGGTGTTCGCCATCGGGGCGATATCACACGTGCTGGTGCCGCTGGTCGGGTTGCTCGCCGCCTACTCGTCGCTGGTCGGCGAGCGCGAGTCCGGGAGCGTCCGGTTCCTCCTGGGTCTGCCCAACTCCCGGCTCGACGCCTTCGCCGGCAAGTTCCTCTCCCGGCTGACGGCGGTCGCCGCACCGCTCACGGCCGGGCTGCTGGTCTGTACCGTCGCCGTCGGCGCGCTGTTCCAGAACGGCTCCTACGTCGCCATGCTCGGCCTGACGGCCGTGACGCTGCTGTTCGCCCTCCTGTTCGTCGGTATGGGGATGGCGCTCTCGGCGGTCGTCTCCACCTCGACGCGGGCCGTGGTCGGTGCCGTCGGCGTCTTCGCGGTCTTCCGCGGGCTCTGGCCGGCCCTGCAGATGGTCCTGCTCGAGGTGCAGAACGTCGACCGGTACCCGTTCCCGCCGGAGTGGTACTTCTGGATCGGCCGGGTGAATCCCCTCAACGCGTACGTGAAGCTGACCACGGAGTTCGCCGACTTCGGCACCAGGGACCACCCGCTACTCACGCGGACCGTCGCGACGGACTACAATCCGGCCACCGAGGAGGTGGTCGTCGAGGCGAGCGTCGACTCCATCGCCGTCACCTCGGAGTTCGCCGCGGTCGTGCTGGTGGTCTGGACCGTCGTGGTGCCGCTCGTCGCGCTGGCGGTGTGGCGGCGTCGTGACCTGCTCTGA
- a CDS encoding ABC transporter ATP-binding protein encodes MSVVELDGLRKSYGDVTALRGVDLTVEAGEVFGFLGPNGAGKSTTINIMLDFASPTAGDVRVLGEDPQRDSVPVRRRTGSLLEGYGVYEHLTAREHVEHAIETRAADDDPDELVARVNLEGAADRRAGGFSKGMKQRLALAVALVDDPDLLVLDEPSTGLDPNGARTLRDIVREERDRGATVFFSSHILEQVEAVADEVGILYDGEIVAEDSVGTLRDELGAGSTLVVELTGDPDPLSGIEAIEGVRDVRFPNGQLEAVCDDADTKLRVLNRVSEAGRLGEFDVREASLGEVFSKYTDGERADASTDRAPATDGGDR; translated from the coding sequence ATGAGTGTCGTCGAGCTCGACGGCCTCCGGAAGTCGTACGGTGACGTGACCGCACTCCGTGGTGTCGACCTCACCGTCGAGGCCGGCGAGGTGTTCGGCTTCCTCGGCCCGAACGGCGCCGGCAAGTCGACAACCATCAACATCATGCTCGACTTCGCCTCGCCGACTGCCGGCGACGTGCGCGTCCTCGGCGAGGACCCACAGCGCGACTCCGTGCCGGTGCGTCGCCGAACGGGCTCGCTGCTGGAGGGCTACGGCGTCTACGAACACCTCACCGCGCGCGAACACGTCGAGCACGCCATCGAGACGCGCGCAGCCGACGACGACCCCGACGAACTCGTCGCCCGCGTGAACCTCGAAGGGGCGGCCGACCGCCGGGCCGGCGGCTTCTCGAAGGGGATGAAACAGCGCCTCGCACTCGCGGTGGCGCTCGTCGACGACCCCGACCTGCTCGTGCTGGACGAGCCATCGACGGGGCTCGACCCGAACGGTGCGCGCACGCTCCGGGACATCGTCCGCGAGGAGCGCGACCGGGGCGCGACCGTCTTCTTCTCCTCGCACATCCTCGAACAGGTCGAGGCCGTCGCCGACGAGGTCGGTATCCTCTACGACGGGGAGATCGTCGCCGAGGACTCCGTCGGCACCCTCCGCGACGAACTCGGCGCCGGTAGCACGCTCGTCGTCGAGTTGACGGGCGACCCGGACCCGCTGTCGGGCATCGAGGCCATCGAGGGTGTCAGGGACGTCCGGTTCCCGAACGGGCAACTGGAGGCCGTCTGTGACGACGCCGACACCAAACTGCGCGTTCTCAACCGGGTGTCGGAGGCCGGCCGCCTCGGCGAGTTCGACGTACGCGAGGCGTCGCTCGGCGAGGTCTTCTCGAAGTACACGGACGGCGAGCGGGCCGACGCGTCGACGGACCGGGCACCCGCGACCGACGGGGGCGACCGATGA
- a CDS encoding AMP-binding protein — translation MSRGDPEADRQPTRSGGSTDRLCPPDWFVETANVSDSDIRARFEANWPGCWRAAADLLDWDTPYDSVLSAGDDRLTWFEGGALKPSVNCVDRHVEAGRKNAVALRWIGAAGERESLTYLDLQYEVEAVAAGLRTLGVGPGNVVTLFMPNVPELPVTMLACARLGALHNVVYAGFSADELADRMESADSEYLVTCDGYYRRGSAVGQRNTADSARLRLDADVTGVLVGRLDDDPHLGRDYHGYGALRDEFAGATVEPVAREAGDPLFVLYTSGTTGEPDQVTHATGGYLSYAAWTAMAVLDIKPQDTYWCAADIGWITGHTYGVYGPLALGTTTLLHESPADHQAGGHPWTSIERESVDVFYTAPTAVRSMRQRGAPPSDEYDRSSIRLLGTVGEPIDPTTWHWYREHLGGGEAPVVDTWWQTETGGIVVATLPALDEMQPGSAGPGVPGLSVDVVDGAGDPVAAGTEGTLAVSRPWPGMCRRLAVEARAAGADADSPEAWRYVTGDRATRDADGYVTLLGRDAETIEMDETAVGTAVVERVISSLDGVTEAGVVRVSETGEIAAYVSCERNHPDTDALTERVRSRVRKEVSPAVCPDRIVVVPELPKTHSGKVMRRLLADVVSGHGYGDTSALRNPEVVGEIETVTREEEE, via the coding sequence ATGTCTAGGGGCGACCCGGAAGCGGACCGGCAGCCGACGAGGAGCGGTGGCTCGACCGACCGGCTCTGCCCACCGGACTGGTTCGTGGAGACCGCGAACGTCTCCGATTCCGACATCAGAGCCCGGTTCGAGGCGAACTGGCCCGGCTGCTGGCGTGCGGCGGCCGACCTCCTCGACTGGGACACACCCTACGATAGCGTCCTGTCCGCGGGCGACGACCGGCTGACGTGGTTCGAGGGTGGGGCACTGAAACCCTCGGTCAACTGTGTCGACCGGCACGTCGAGGCCGGGCGGAAGAACGCCGTCGCCCTCCGGTGGATCGGTGCGGCCGGCGAGCGCGAGTCGCTGACGTACCTCGACCTCCAGTACGAGGTCGAGGCGGTCGCGGCCGGCCTCCGTACGCTCGGGGTCGGCCCCGGTAACGTGGTCACGCTGTTCATGCCGAACGTGCCGGAGTTGCCGGTGACGATGCTGGCGTGTGCCCGTCTCGGGGCGCTCCACAACGTCGTCTACGCCGGGTTCTCGGCCGACGAACTGGCCGACCGGATGGAGAGCGCCGATTCGGAGTACCTCGTCACCTGCGACGGGTACTACCGCCGCGGAAGCGCCGTCGGCCAGCGCAACACGGCCGACAGCGCCCGGCTCCGACTCGATGCGGACGTGACCGGCGTGCTGGTCGGGCGGCTCGACGACGACCCCCATCTGGGTCGTGATTACCACGGCTACGGGGCGCTCCGCGACGAGTTCGCGGGCGCGACGGTCGAACCCGTCGCCCGCGAGGCCGGCGACCCGCTGTTCGTCCTCTACACGTCGGGCACGACGGGCGAGCCCGACCAGGTGACCCACGCCACCGGCGGCTACCTCTCGTACGCCGCCTGGACCGCGATGGCCGTGCTGGACATCAAGCCACAGGACACGTACTGGTGTGCCGCCGACATCGGCTGGATCACGGGCCACACCTACGGTGTCTACGGCCCGCTCGCGCTCGGCACGACCACGCTACTCCACGAGTCGCCCGCCGACCACCAGGCCGGAGGGCACCCCTGGACCAGCATCGAGCGCGAGTCGGTCGACGTCTTCTACACGGCGCCCACCGCGGTCCGGTCGATGCGCCAGCGTGGCGCGCCACCCAGCGACGAGTACGACCGCTCCTCCATCCGCCTGCTGGGCACCGTCGGCGAGCCCATCGACCCGACGACGTGGCACTGGTACCGCGAACATCTCGGCGGCGGCGAGGCGCCCGTCGTGGACACGTGGTGGCAGACCGAAACGGGCGGCATCGTCGTCGCGACGCTGCCGGCCCTCGACGAGATGCAACCCGGGTCGGCCGGGCCCGGAGTGCCCGGCCTCTCCGTCGATGTCGTGGACGGGGCGGGCGACCCGGTCGCGGCGGGTACGGAAGGGACCCTCGCCGTCAGCCGGCCGTGGCCGGGGATGTGCCGGCGGCTCGCCGTCGAGGCGCGCGCGGCGGGTGCCGACGCAGACAGCCCGGAGGCGTGGCGGTACGTCACCGGTGACCGTGCGACCCGCGACGCGGACGGCTACGTCACCCTGCTCGGACGGGACGCCGAGACCATCGAGATGGACGAGACGGCCGTGGGAACGGCTGTCGTGGAGCGGGTCATCAGCTCGCTCGACGGGGTCACGGAGGCGGGTGTCGTCCGTGTCTCCGAGACCGGCGAGATCGCGGCGTACGTGAGCTGCGAGCGGAACCATCCGGACACGGATGCCCTGACCGAGCGGGTCCGGTCGCGGGTCCGGAAGGAGGTCTCGCCGGCGGTCTGTCCGGACCGCATCGTCGTGGTTCCGGAACTCCCCAAGACCCACTCGGGAAAGGTGATGCGCCGACTCCTCGCCGATGTCGTCAGCGGCCACGGCTACGGCGACACGAGCGCGCTGCGGAACCCCGAGGTCGTCGGCGAGATCGAGACGGTCACGCGAGAGGAGGAGGAGTGA